The following are encoded in a window of Bacillus sp. SORGH_AS_0510 genomic DNA:
- the hpt gene encoding hypoxanthine phosphoribosyltransferase, whose protein sequence is MMNQDIEKVLVSEEEIQEKIKELAGQLTEEYKDRFPLAIGVLKGAMPFMADLLKRMDCYLEMDFMDVSSYGSAFVSSGEVKILKDLDTSVEGRDILIIEDIIDSGLTLSYLVDLFRYRKAKSIKIVTLLDKPTGRKSSIQADYVGFIVPDEFVVGYGLDYIEKYRNLPYIGVLKPEVYSNNQ, encoded by the coding sequence ATGATGAATCAGGATATTGAAAAAGTGTTAGTTTCAGAAGAGGAAATCCAAGAAAAAATTAAAGAGTTGGCTGGACAGTTAACTGAGGAATATAAGGACCGTTTCCCGTTGGCAATCGGCGTTTTAAAAGGTGCAATGCCTTTTATGGCTGATTTATTAAAGCGGATGGACTGCTATTTAGAAATGGACTTTATGGATGTTTCCAGCTATGGCAGCGCCTTTGTTTCTTCAGGGGAAGTAAAAATTCTTAAGGATTTAGATACTTCTGTTGAAGGCAGAGACATATTAATTATTGAGGATATTATCGACAGTGGCTTAACACTCAGCTATTTAGTTGATTTATTCCGTTACAGAAAAGCAAAATCAATCAAAATTGTCACTTTGCTTGATAAGCCAACAGGAAGAAAGAGTTCTATCCAAGCAGACTATGTAGGATTTATTGTTCCAGATGAGTTTGTTGTTGGGTATGGATTGGATTATATTGAAAAATACCGAAACCTTCCATATATTGGGGTTTTAAAACCGGAAGTATACAGCAATAATCAATAA